From a single Pseudobutyrivibrio xylanivorans genomic region:
- a CDS encoding YbjQ family protein has protein sequence MKLISIENIPGQNYEVIGLVKGTIVQSKNIGRDFMAGMKTIVGGELAGYTEMLVEARQIATKRMVDEAEQLGADAIIGIRYSGSSVMQGAAEVLAYGTAVKFID, from the coding sequence ATGAAGCTAATAAGTATTGAGAACATTCCTGGACAGAACTACGAGGTTATTGGTCTTGTAAAGGGGACTATCGTACAGTCAAAGAATATCGGTAGAGATTTCATGGCTGGCATGAAGACTATTGTAGGTGGCGAGCTTGCTGGTTACACGGAGATGCTTGTTGAGGCTAGACAGATTGCTACAAAACGAATGGTAGACGAGGCAGAGCAGCTTGGCGCAGATGCCATTATTGGAATTCGTTATTCTGGTTCTAGCGTAATGCAGGGGGCTGCTGAGGTTCTTGCCTATGGCACTGCAGTGAAGTTTATAGATTAA
- a CDS encoding MerR family transcriptional regulator, translated as MKINQVEELVGITKKNIRFYEDQGLVTPNRNLENGYRDYSLEDVKVLNQIKLLRRLEVPIEEIRRLQTKEISLDVCLHEQIREFSKRQKDMDILSQLCQEIIDSCDELEDMDVEKYLDDMKRLERGGVSFMDINKVDVKKAKRGPKIAAVAFIIFMIAMIAVMVLGKMSDPETPMFFIIFMIALFVVAIIGVCLALSQRLKEIDGGEQNEANKY; from the coding sequence ATGAAAATCAACCAGGTAGAAGAGCTAGTTGGAATCACAAAAAAGAATATTCGTTTTTATGAGGACCAGGGGTTGGTTACTCCAAACAGAAATTTAGAAAACGGTTATCGAGATTATTCCCTGGAAGATGTAAAGGTGCTCAATCAGATTAAGCTTCTTAGAAGACTGGAGGTTCCAATCGAAGAAATCCGAAGGCTGCAAACAAAAGAGATTTCATTGGATGTATGTTTGCATGAGCAGATAAGAGAATTTTCTAAGCGGCAAAAGGATATGGACATTCTTTCTCAGCTTTGTCAGGAAATCATTGATTCATGTGATGAACTAGAGGATATGGATGTAGAAAAATATCTGGATGATATGAAACGCCTTGAGAGGGGAGGCGTAAGCTTTATGGATATCAATAAGGTTGATGTAAAAAAAGCAAAAAGAGGTCCCAAAATTGCAGCAGTAGCATTCATAATATTTATGATAGCCATGATTGCAGTGATGGTTTTGGGGAAGATGTCTGACCCAGAGACTCCAATGTTTTTCATAATTTTTATGATTGCTCTTTTTGTAGTGGCAATTATTGGAGTTTGTTTAGCATTATCACAAAGATTAAAAGAAATTGATGGAGGAGAACAAAATGAAGCTAATAAGTATTGA
- the ybaK gene encoding Cys-tRNA(Pro) deacylase: protein MKSNDKTNVMRVLDSKKIKYESHTYEADPTLTGEQIAGILGEDTEKVFKTLVTQGKTGAYYVFVVPVEAELDLKKAAKAAGEKSISMIKQKDLLGLTGYVHGGCSPIGMKKQFPTFIHETAEAYEKVFVSAGKVGAQIELAPADLIKIANIKAADII, encoded by the coding sequence ATGAAAAGCAATGATAAAACAAATGTAATGCGAGTCTTAGACTCAAAGAAGATAAAGTATGAAAGTCACACCTATGAGGCAGATCCAACTCTTACAGGAGAGCAGATAGCTGGGATTTTAGGTGAGGATACAGAAAAGGTTTTCAAGACACTAGTGACACAGGGCAAGACAGGTGCCTACTATGTTTTTGTAGTTCCAGTAGAGGCGGAACTTGATTTAAAGAAGGCAGCCAAGGCAGCAGGCGAGAAATCTATCAGCATGATTAAGCAGAAGGACCTACTTGGACTTACAGGCTATGTGCATGGTGGCTGTTCACCAATAGGAATGAAGAAGCAGTTTCCAACCTTTATTCATGAAACAGCAGAAGCCTATGAAAAAGTATTTGTTAGCGCTGGAAAAGTGGGAGCTCAAATAGAATTAGCCCCAGCCGACTTGATAAAAATAGCAAACATTAAAGCGGCAGATATCATATAA
- a CDS encoding alpha/beta fold hydrolase: protein MTEKIYKTPKGDIHYWINTEGTNPHYQLVFLPGLTAAHRLFEKQLQEFEGKYPVFVWDAPGHDTSYPFEMTFSLKDKAVWVDEILKENGFDNPVIIGQSMGGYLGQMYGQLFPEKLKGFISVDSAPLQIQYYTKLELWLLHRMEPVYRYYPWKTLLRQGTDYVATSEYGRALMKEFMMTYDGDKERYAKLAGGGYKLLVEAVEEALPYEIKCKARLICGTKDHAGSCIRYNKAWHKNTGLPIHWIEGAGHNSNTDRPEEINAIIADFLKELEGNK, encoded by the coding sequence ATGACAGAAAAAATCTACAAAACACCAAAGGGAGATATCCACTACTGGATAAATACGGAAGGTACTAATCCACATTATCAGCTGGTTTTTTTACCAGGATTAACGGCTGCCCACAGATTATTTGAAAAGCAGCTTCAGGAGTTTGAGGGGAAGTATCCTGTATTTGTATGGGATGCACCTGGACATGACACATCATATCCTTTTGAGATGACATTCTCGCTGAAGGATAAAGCCGTATGGGTAGATGAAATCCTAAAGGAAAATGGTTTTGATAATCCAGTAATAATAGGTCAGTCTATGGGAGGATATCTGGGACAAATGTATGGGCAGCTTTTTCCCGAAAAGCTAAAGGGGTTCATCTCCGTAGATTCAGCACCACTTCAAATTCAGTATTATACAAAGCTTGAGCTATGGCTTCTTCATAGAATGGAGCCAGTGTATCGCTATTATCCATGGAAAACTTTGCTTAGACAGGGTACAGATTATGTAGCAACTTCCGAATATGGAAGAGCCCTCATGAAAGAATTTATGATGACCTATGATGGTGATAAGGAGAGATATGCTAAGCTTGCAGGTGGTGGCTATAAGCTTCTTGTGGAGGCAGTAGAAGAAGCGCTTCCGTATGAAATCAAGTGCAAGGCGCGTCTCATTTGTGGAACAAAGGACCACGCAGGCTCTTGTATAAGGTATAATAAAGCATGGCACAAGAATACGGGGCTTCCAATTCACTGGATAGAGGGAGCGGGGCATAATTCAAATACAGACAGGCCGGAGGAAATAAATGCAATCATAGCAGATTTCCTAAAGGAATTAGAAGGTAATAAGTAA
- a CDS encoding GNAT family N-acetyltransferase, whose product MEGKLIGSAGIDMIRDRDKTRHRAEFGITVMKDYWELGIGNELTAMCIEAAKEAGYLQLELDVVADNEAAQNLYKKHGFIEYGRNPRGFKTREGKWQELVLMRLELDN is encoded by the coding sequence GTGGAAGGAAAGCTCATTGGCAGTGCTGGAATTGATATGATTCGTGACAGGGATAAGACCAGACACAGAGCCGAGTTTGGAATCACCGTAATGAAGGATTACTGGGAACTAGGAATTGGAAATGAGTTGACGGCAATGTGCATAGAAGCGGCAAAGGAAGCAGGATATCTTCAACTAGAATTAGATGTTGTAGCCGACAATGAGGCAGCGCAGAACCTATACAAAAAGCATGGTTTTATAGAATATGGTAGGAATCCAAGAGGCTTTAAAACAAGAGAAGGTAAGTGGCAGGAGCTGGTTTTAATGAGGTTGGAACTTGATAATTAA
- a CDS encoding YczE/YyaS/YitT family protein, with translation MAAVSLFVNGFGVYLTIQANIGASPWDVLNLGLSNTFGILYGTAAIIVSFSILGIDILMKEPIGIAMIIDSIVVGKTVDLFNRINLVEKCDSIFLAIPMMILGLFIMGYTQFTYMSASLGCGPRDTLLIGLTRRTKHVSIGLVSIMLLATATVVGWLLGGSVGIGTIICAFGMGPIMQFAFFTVKFNATEIRHQTILESFRVIKNK, from the coding sequence ATGGCAGCAGTTAGCCTTTTTGTAAACGGATTTGGTGTATATCTTACTATTCAGGCGAATATCGGCGCATCACCTTGGGATGTGCTTAATCTTGGTTTATCTAATACCTTTGGAATCCTTTACGGCACAGCAGCTATCATAGTATCTTTTTCGATTCTCGGAATAGATATTTTAATGAAAGAGCCTATCGGAATCGCTATGATAATAGATTCTATTGTAGTAGGTAAAACTGTAGATCTTTTTAATAGAATAAATTTAGTTGAAAAGTGTGATTCAATTTTCTTGGCAATTCCAATGATGATTTTAGGGTTATTCATAATGGGTTATACACAGTTCACATACATGAGTGCATCCTTAGGATGTGGTCCACGTGACACTCTACTTATTGGATTAACAAGAAGAACTAAGCATGTATCTATTGGCTTAGTAAGCATCATGTTACTTGCCACAGCTACTGTAGTTGGTTGGCTACTTGGTGGATCTGTTGGAATAGGTACAATTATTTGTGCTTTTGGAATGGGACCAATTATGCAGTTCGCATTCTTTACTGTGAAGTTTAATGCCACGGAGATTAGGCATCAGACTATATTAGAATCATTTAGAGTGATTAAAAATAAGTAG
- a CDS encoding LD-carboxypeptidase, translating to MKVGISACSNGHSREWISQVEELVDVLTPMGVEATLAEHIEAKLDEFSGTDRERADDIMALYKDDSISAIYDISGGDLANGILKYLDFDVIAKSNKTFWGYSDLTTVINAIYTMTSKSSVLYQVKNMVYSEAELQKKRFKAYLDGNESELFNIDYKFLQGDKMEGIVVGGNIRCLLKLAGTKYWPNMNGKIILLESYGGGSGQIATLLNQLDDMGVFQQIAGVLLGTFTAYEKSNLEYSVFDLLKMHISDELPVACTREIGHGHDSKAIYIGKEMTF from the coding sequence ATGAAGGTAGGGATATCAGCATGCTCTAATGGGCATAGCAGAGAGTGGATAAGTCAGGTAGAAGAATTAGTTGATGTATTAACCCCAATGGGCGTGGAAGCTACCTTAGCTGAGCACATCGAAGCCAAGCTTGATGAATTCAGCGGAACAGATAGGGAACGCGCCGATGATATAATGGCTTTGTATAAGGATGATTCCATTAGTGCGATTTACGATATTTCTGGTGGAGATTTAGCTAATGGTATTTTGAAATATCTGGATTTTGATGTAATAGCAAAGTCAAATAAAACCTTCTGGGGATATAGTGATTTAACAACTGTAATCAATGCTATTTATACTATGACAAGTAAGTCTTCTGTATTATATCAAGTAAAGAATATGGTCTATTCAGAGGCTGAGTTGCAGAAAAAAAGATTTAAAGCTTATTTGGATGGTAATGAATCAGAGCTTTTCAATATAGATTACAAGTTCCTTCAAGGTGATAAGATGGAAGGCATAGTGGTTGGTGGAAATATAAGATGTCTTCTTAAATTGGCAGGCACTAAGTATTGGCCAAATATGAATGGGAAGATTATTTTATTAGAATCATACGGAGGCGGCTCAGGCCAGATTGCTACATTACTTAATCAGCTAGATGATATGGGTGTATTTCAGCAAATAGCTGGAGTATTACTTGGAACATTTACAGCATATGAAAAATCGAATTTAGAATACTCAGTGTTTGATCTTCTAAAAATGCATATTAGTGATGAGTTACCGGTGGCTTGTACAAGGGAAATTGGTCATGGCCATGATTCAAAGGCAATATATATTGGTAAAGAGATGACATTTTAG
- a CDS encoding S41 family peptidase codes for MFKNRLKNDKGRKLCFSYKVLSFYVAIITLSVFITACVERTNKYAEDYEYVWNLLESNYPYFSYIENEGIDIEDVKERYRDEVINIEDEESFAEVLSRMFDELGGLDHLSVVDNYIYIGYWSVLNSGGFGNERIDTAFRKRLTSKKLAPRYSLQNSKELDVNWEDMYPQVEIQYIEDINTLLLKIPSFSQDLIDRDKDVLVKAFADYPKTENVIFDISGNSGGSDKYWIENLVEPFGGSYEQKSILYFKESDLTEEYLGNDMLSDIASLENVPKCVLELNLDKYIDNRLSVSGETKIKSNCKDIKKWVLISGNTYSSADSFAKFCKDTNWACLVGDSTGGAGGGITPVLELLPNSGLLVRFAIDVVIDDDKLNVVEGTSPDIQCIKNETTLDKCIEQIRQDSQAGL; via the coding sequence ATGTTTAAAAATCGACTAAAAAATGATAAAGGTAGAAAATTATGTTTTTCATATAAAGTCCTTAGTTTTTATGTAGCAATAATAACACTTTCTGTTTTCATAACAGCATGTGTTGAAAGAACAAATAAATATGCAGAAGACTATGAATATGTATGGAATTTATTAGAATCAAATTATCCATATTTTAGCTATATAGAAAATGAAGGCATAGATATTGAGGATGTAAAAGAAAGATATAGAGACGAAGTTATTAACATTGAAGATGAAGAAAGCTTTGCAGAAGTACTCTCAAGAATGTTTGATGAGCTTGGTGGATTAGATCATTTATCAGTTGTAGATAACTATATTTACATAGGGTATTGGTCTGTACTTAACAGCGGTGGATTTGGAAATGAAAGGATAGATACTGCTTTCAGGAAGAGGTTAACCAGTAAAAAATTGGCGCCAAGGTATAGTTTGCAGAATAGCAAGGAACTTGATGTTAATTGGGAAGACATGTATCCACAAGTGGAAATACAGTACATAGAAGATATCAACACCTTGCTTCTTAAAATTCCGTCTTTTTCCCAAGATTTAATAGATAGAGATAAGGATGTACTGGTAAAAGCATTTGCTGATTACCCCAAAACAGAAAATGTTATTTTTGATATTTCGGGTAATTCTGGTGGTAGTGATAAATATTGGATTGAAAATCTAGTTGAACCTTTCGGTGGAAGCTACGAACAAAAATCAATTTTATATTTTAAGGAATCAGATTTAACAGAAGAGTATTTGGGAAATGATATGCTTAGTGATATAGCATCATTAGAAAATGTTCCTAAATGTGTGCTTGAGCTTAATTTAGATAAGTATATAGATAATAGACTGTCTGTTAGTGGAGAAACAAAAATAAAATCAAACTGTAAGGATATAAAGAAATGGGTGTTAATTTCAGGAAATACATATTCTTCGGCAGATAGCTTTGCCAAGTTTTGCAAAGATACAAATTGGGCTTGTTTAGTTGGTGATAGTACAGGAGGAGCAGGGGGAGGAATAACTCCAGTGCTTGAATTATTGCCAAATTCGGGATTACTGGTTAGATTTGCCATTGATGTAGTTATTGATGATGATAAGCTTAACGTAGTAGAAGGAACTAGTCCTGATATACAGTGCATAAAAAATGAAACGACTTTAGATAAATGCATTGAACAAATAAGGCAAGATAGCCAAGCTGGACTTTAG
- a CDS encoding Fic family protein, whose translation MQYIGVSAAAKKWNISERSVRNYCQNGRVPGAVQDKSAWLIPIDAQKPARKQRSGKIPTDVLSRLKMEKDAGINGGLYHKIQIDMTYNSNHIEGSRLTHDQTRYIFETNTIGIEESSVNVDDIVETVNHFRCIDLLIDQANYKLSEAFIKQLHFVLKTGTSDSRKNWFNVGDYKRLENEVGGMPTTLPTKVAGEIKTLLKDYNSINTKTLDDIIDFHYRFEKIHPFQDGNGRVGRLIMFKECLRNDITPFIVYDDLKEFYYRGLKEWNHEKGYLRDTILTCQDRFKVYLDYYGIQYND comes from the coding sequence ATGCAATATATTGGTGTAAGTGCTGCGGCAAAAAAGTGGAATATCTCTGAACGAAGTGTAAGAAATTATTGCCAGAATGGAAGAGTTCCTGGCGCTGTACAGGATAAATCTGCATGGTTAATCCCGATTGATGCTCAAAAGCCCGCTAGAAAACAGCGCAGTGGGAAGATTCCGACTGATGTATTATCTCGTTTGAAGATGGAGAAAGATGCGGGTATTAATGGCGGATTGTATCATAAGATTCAAATAGATATGACATACAATTCAAACCATATAGAGGGCAGTAGGCTTACTCATGATCAAACCAGATACATATTTGAGACTAATACCATAGGTATTGAAGAGAGTTCGGTTAATGTTGATGATATTGTAGAGACTGTTAACCACTTTAGATGTATAGATTTATTAATAGACCAAGCGAATTATAAGCTTAGCGAAGCATTTATAAAGCAGCTACATTTTGTTCTAAAAACAGGAACTTCTGATAGTAGGAAAAATTGGTTTAATGTAGGTGATTATAAAAGACTTGAAAATGAAGTTGGTGGGATGCCTACTACGCTTCCCACGAAAGTAGCAGGAGAAATTAAAACACTCTTGAAGGACTATAATTCGATAAATACAAAGACTCTTGATGATATAATTGATTTTCATTATAGATTTGAAAAAATACATCCATTCCAAGATGGAAATGGTCGTGTAGGTAGGCTTATTATGTTTAAGGAATGCCTAAGAAATGATATCACCCCCTTTATTGTTTATGACGATTTGAAGGAGTTCTATTATAGAGGACTAAAGGAATGGAATCATGAAAAAGGCTATCTAAGGGATACCATTTTGACATGTCAGGATAGATTTAAAGTATATCTCGATTATTACGGAATCCAGTATAATGATTGA
- a CDS encoding IS110 family transposase, producing MISVGVDVSKGKSTVCVMKPYGEIVLKPFEVQHTESELSELEKMLRKLDGEVRLVMEATGVYHLPLLTFFLERGYFVSVINPYAMRKYAKDNSIRGAKTDKLDSIVIANYGIEKWYKLQNYDKDEAIYAELKLLGRRYRFYMELHIKALQELTHMLDYTMPGLKTKFNSWDEKNNKDKLSDFVERFWHYDLIIGMSRDDFVVAYCEWAKEKKYQKSQSKAEEIYELASNGIPTLSSSTPSTKMLVQEAISVLRAIDDTLNTILTRMKELAKSLPEYSTVRAMGGVGDVLAPKLIAEIGDIRKLHSAKALIAVAGIDPPPYESGQFVGSNRRITKRGSSTLRKVGYEVMRVLKSHPEPEDNAVYNYILKKEAEGKTKKHAKIAGLNKFLRIYYARVSEVYK from the coding sequence ATGATAAGCGTAGGTGTTGATGTTTCTAAAGGTAAAAGTACTGTATGCGTTATGAAGCCATACGGAGAAATTGTATTAAAACCGTTTGAAGTACAGCATACAGAAAGTGAGCTCAGCGAACTTGAGAAGATGTTAAGGAAGCTGGATGGCGAAGTAAGATTGGTTATGGAAGCCACAGGTGTATACCATTTGCCATTGCTAACTTTTTTTCTTGAGCGTGGGTATTTTGTGTCGGTAATAAATCCATATGCCATGAGAAAATATGCTAAAGATAACAGCATTCGTGGCGCTAAAACAGACAAATTGGACTCAATTGTCATAGCAAACTATGGTATTGAAAAATGGTATAAGCTTCAAAACTATGACAAAGATGAGGCTATATATGCTGAGCTTAAGTTGCTTGGGAGACGTTACAGATTCTATATGGAACTACACATTAAAGCGCTTCAAGAATTAACTCATATGTTAGATTACACAATGCCAGGCTTAAAAACTAAATTTAATAGTTGGGATGAAAAGAATAATAAAGATAAACTTAGTGATTTTGTAGAACGCTTCTGGCATTATGACCTGATTATCGGAATGAGTCGTGATGATTTTGTGGTGGCCTATTGTGAGTGGGCTAAAGAAAAGAAATACCAAAAGAGCCAATCAAAAGCTGAAGAAATATATGAATTGGCATCTAATGGTATTCCTACGTTATCTTCAAGTACTCCATCTACAAAAATGTTAGTACAAGAAGCTATATCTGTGTTGAGAGCAATTGATGATACCCTCAATACAATTCTAACACGAATGAAGGAACTTGCTAAGAGTTTACCTGAATATTCTACTGTTAGAGCAATGGGTGGGGTTGGTGATGTATTGGCACCTAAGTTGATTGCTGAAATTGGAGATATAAGAAAACTTCATAGCGCAAAAGCACTTATTGCTGTTGCGGGAATAGATCCTCCTCCATATGAATCAGGACAATTTGTAGGTTCAAACCGGCGCATAACGAAAAGAGGTTCATCAACGCTACGAAAAGTAGGGTATGAAGTTATGCGAGTGTTGAAGAGTCACCCTGAACCAGAGGATAATGCTGTATACAATTACATCCTGAAAAAGGAAGCTGAAGGTAAAACAAAGAAACATGCAAAAATAGCAGGTTTAAACAAGTTTTTAAGGATATATTATGCAAGAGTAAGTGAAGTGTATAAATAG
- a CDS encoding HRDC domain-containing protein encodes MESYEYNGEKYYFKKGKWLKSDYTVAPISIVNSLNKLLMENEDFETETVDEIIKLLDGAKMSGNTGFALKLAEESLEKATLSEARALLPRITSLYRIKNRPERAVELGEHYIRVYESKIWSPSLFTSLAAAYCDLNKLEEARKYANRARAISGNNSTIELMSVYSRLKKLEEESPNIVRHDKVVEKIIESTEPSTSLNDIEMESVEQHFTQTNEIDDKSLFNKESENTLIYEEKEEIKPQVVEKTLKKKKTYDDWVEEYPDRVVIRKEGFFYTVKDECATVIASILRYNIGEYYGRYITGSPSLEIMTNELKNHHISYVAIVSDEIVDEEVFTDNQFYAWVSEKERLVSLERIRERKKRNITKLGKDGIEDILNFIDVLNQGTDPITGEIYDEEHFLNTPEMKVILEIAKKRLQSKISIEERKASEDDLNQDEHLIFCKLKGCRMDIAREYGVPPYTICHDSTLAELSKVRPKDIDEMLLVPGVGEKAIEKYGEAFLKIINEAE; translated from the coding sequence ATGGAATCATATGAATATAATGGTGAAAAATATTATTTCAAAAAAGGAAAGTGGCTGAAGTCTGATTATACTGTGGCACCAATCTCGATTGTTAATTCGCTGAATAAGTTATTAATGGAAAATGAAGATTTTGAAACAGAAACTGTGGATGAGATAATTAAATTGCTAGACGGTGCTAAAATGTCTGGGAATACAGGGTTTGCTTTAAAACTAGCTGAAGAGTCACTGGAAAAGGCAACGCTTTCAGAAGCAAGAGCATTGTTGCCAAGAATTACATCATTGTATCGGATAAAAAATAGACCCGAGCGAGCTGTGGAGCTAGGTGAACACTATATAAGAGTATATGAAAGTAAAATATGGTCTCCATCTTTGTTTACTTCTCTTGCAGCTGCTTATTGCGACTTAAATAAATTGGAAGAAGCTAGAAAGTATGCAAATAGGGCAAGGGCAATATCTGGAAATAATAGTACTATAGAATTGATGAGTGTATATTCTAGGTTAAAGAAACTTGAAGAAGAAAGTCCAAATATAGTACGACATGATAAAGTCGTTGAAAAAATAATAGAGTCAACAGAACCTAGCACTTCATTAAATGATATCGAAATGGAAAGTGTGGAGCAGCATTTTACTCAAACAAATGAAATAGACGATAAATCACTCTTTAATAAAGAGAGCGAGAATACTTTAATATATGAGGAAAAGGAAGAAATAAAACCACAGGTAGTTGAGAAAACGCTTAAGAAGAAAAAAACTTATGATGACTGGGTCGAAGAGTATCCAGACAGGGTAGTTATTAGAAAAGAAGGATTTTTTTATACAGTAAAAGATGAGTGCGCTACCGTAATTGCATCAATCCTGAGATACAATATTGGAGAGTATTATGGGCGATATATAACAGGATCTCCTTCTCTAGAAATAATGACTAATGAATTAAAGAATCATCATATAAGCTATGTGGCAATTGTAAGTGATGAAATAGTTGATGAAGAGGTATTTACGGATAATCAATTCTATGCTTGGGTGTCTGAAAAAGAACGACTAGTGTCTTTGGAACGAATCCGTGAAAGAAAAAAACGGAACATTACAAAACTAGGTAAAGATGGTATTGAAGATATTCTTAATTTTATTGACGTACTGAATCAAGGAACAGACCCTATTACTGGAGAAATTTATGACGAGGAACATTTTCTAAATACTCCGGAAATGAAGGTTATATTGGAAATAGCAAAAAAGAGACTTCAAAGTAAAATATCAATAGAGGAAAGAAAAGCATCTGAAGATGACTTAAATCAAGATGAGCATCTGATATTTTGTAAACTTAAGGGATGTCGTATGGATATAGCTAGGGAATATGGAGTCCCACCATACACAATCTGCCATGATAGTACTTTGGCTGAGTTAAGCAAGGTGAGACCTAAGGATATAGATGAAATGCTATTGGTTCCAGGCGTGGGGGAGAAGGCTATTGAAAAATATGGAGAAGCATTTTTGAAGATCATAAACGAAGCGGAGTAG
- a CDS encoding helix-turn-helix domain-containing protein, translating to MKQNNISSFLGEQCRKYRKILGITQEELAEKMNTTPQTISNYERMGIKDVDVEKEISTILGVNLREETEDNEGTPGELGKEILFYLMEHNGNCLIVELLKDDVLYGITKERLDHEIEKIAKLDLCCRDNFKTDSSSGECIIGYTEGVFKGNKFDRLFITAKGIVTIKNLATNTYQVERINKCINDVKSYEMLLASRTHGDKVKKVPVAKDMEEFLELRPWYRLINGLTRSGVCNYKADYIKYLYTNWMNKFEFADPWLCPGFSTEEIDVLISGKNFYYDLMYRMAFGFTNKYRLENHIVRDAGRKSVSYETACYFYDEEIAERNGDYKRSRLEWFKANEWVLVADEEEYFESLQDDYFDEMMRECENDELVFFTNDALSSNSIIGKLDQKKRLSSIYRENVSDEFVDEVMENMSLFYVLPKEPKVGAEKINIVDEKLLVEELRKNVPNIEEYPDNVLKWFTKDQIESFIRENYKKPEYYNELIIQEQLNEIEKLIPEAKEEYYRFPKSWEENGLADLVREVCCLNM from the coding sequence ATGAAACAAAATAATATATCATCTTTTTTAGGAGAGCAGTGTAGAAAGTATCGTAAGATTCTTGGGATTACACAGGAAGAACTTGCAGAGAAAATGAATACCACACCGCAGACAATTAGTAACTATGAGCGTATGGGCATAAAAGATGTAGATGTTGAAAAAGAAATTTCTACAATACTAGGTGTAAATTTACGTGAAGAGACTGAAGATAATGAAGGAACTCCTGGAGAGCTAGGCAAAGAAATTCTTTTCTACTTGATGGAGCATAACGGTAACTGTTTAATAGTTGAGCTATTAAAAGATGATGTTTTGTACGGTATAACAAAGGAACGATTAGATCATGAAATAGAAAAAATTGCAAAGCTAGATTTATGTTGTAGAGATAATTTTAAAACTGATTCTAGCAGCGGAGAATGCATTATTGGATATACCGAAGGAGTGTTTAAAGGAAATAAATTTGATAGATTATTTATTACAGCAAAGGGAATAGTAACAATAAAGAATTTGGCTACAAATACATATCAAGTAGAAAGAATAAATAAATGCATCAATGATGTAAAGTCATACGAAATGCTTTTGGCTTCAAGAACCCATGGCGATAAAGTGAAAAAAGTCCCTGTAGCAAAAGATATGGAAGAATTTCTGGAATTACGTCCTTGGTATAGATTAATTAATGGATTGACAAGAAGTGGAGTATGTAATTATAAAGCAGACTATATAAAATACCTATATACTAATTGGATGAATAAATTTGAATTTGCAGATCCATGGTTATGTCCTGGTTTTTCAACAGAAGAAATAGATGTCCTAATTTCTGGTAAGAATTTTTATTACGATTTAATGTACAGAATGGCTTTTGGCTTTACTAACAAATATAGACTTGAAAATCATATAGTTCGAGATGCAGGTCGTAAGAGTGTATCATATGAGACTGCATGTTACTTTTATGATGAAGAAATAGCAGAACGGAATGGAGATTATAAAAGAAGCCGTTTAGAATGGTTCAAAGCAAATGAATGGGTACTGGTTGCTGATGAAGAAGAATATTTTGAAAGTTTACAGGATGATTATTTTGATGAAATGATGCGTGAATGTGAGAATGATGAACTAGTATTTTTTACAAACGATGCGTTGAGTTCAAATTCTATAATAGGTAAACTGGACCAAAAAAAGAGATTAAGTAGTATCTATAGAGAAAATGTAAGTGATGAGTTTGTTGATGAAGTCATGGAAAATATGTCGTTATTCTACGTATTACCTAAAGAACCCAAAGTAGGGGCAGAGAAGATTAATATTGTTGATGAAAAACTATTGGTTGAGGAATTAAGAAAAAATGTCCCTAACATAGAAGAATATCCTGACAATGTTTTAAAGTGGTTTACTAAGGATCAAATTGAAAGTTTTATCAGAGAAAACTACAAAAAGCCAGAGTATTATAATGAGTTAATAATTCAAGAACAGTTAAATGAAATTGAAAAGCTTATTCCCGAAGCAAAAGAGGAATACTATCGTTTTCCTAAAAGCTGGGAAGAGAATGGGCTTGCTGATTTAGTTCGTGAGGTTTGTTGCTTAAATATGTAA